The following is a genomic window from Sulfuricurvum sp..
CTTTCAAGAGCAATTGAACTGCACCTGCTATTGTCCCATCACCAAATCCACCCAAAAAGATGATGGAGATGACGAATGAGATAAAGAACATATTGGCGTATTCACCGATAAAGAAAAGTCCCCAACGCATACCCGCATACTCTGTACCGAAACCGTCAATAATCTCGTGATCGTTTGCCACCAAGTGAAACGGCGTACGCCCTGTTTCTGCAAATGCCGCAATCCAAAAGAGGATAAAGGCAACCGGTTGTGACCATATAATCCAATGACCGATACCACCCACTTGATAGTTGTTAATATCCACCAATGACAATGAACCCACCATCATCAGCGGTGCAAGCAATGAAAGACCGCTGATTACCTCATACGAGATAAAAATAGCAGCACTACGGGCAGCAGAGAGCAATGACCATTTGTTAGCCGATGCCATACCCCCAAGCAGTGGACCGTACAACCCAATAGCCATAATTCCCAAAACATACAAAATACCGATATTAACGTCAGCGACAATCGGGTGAACGGTATACCCAAACACAGTAAACTGCGGCCAAAACGGAATAGCCGCTGAAGCCATGAAAGCAGTTGCCGCTGTTATAACCGGAGCAATTTTAAAAATCGGTTTGACAACGTTTTGAGGGACGATATCCTCTTTGGTAAAGAGTTTAATACCATCGGCCGCTACTTGAAGCAATCCAAACGGCCCAACGTGCATTGGTCCAAGACGACGTTGCATAAACGCCAAAACCTTACGTTCAAAATAGGTACCCAATCCCGCTAATGCTGAGAAAACCAATAATATGACAACGATTTTAGCAATCGTTTCGATGATAAATGCGATATCCATCGTTTACACCTTTTCTATCGTGACATTATTAAAACGGTAACCGCTAAACAATGCTTGAGAATTAATTTTGGAATCAAATGTCGGGAGATAGGTTATATCTCCATTGATTTTTGAGTCGATCATCGCTTTTAGCACCATCTCACCCATTTGCGTTTTCACACGGACACTCTCCCCTTCATTCAAACCGTTTGCTTCCATAAACGAAGAAGATCCGTATAAACCACCCTCTTCGTTAAGTTGGTGAGCACGTGCGGTAAATGGAGTGAATTGCAATACCGGATTAGCAAGATAGACAATCGAACCGCTAAGAGAGAGATTTTCATCCAGTTTTTCAACCGATTCATCACCGTTACAACTAACAACCTTAGTTTCAAGGAGATAGCCGCGAACCTCTTCACCGCTATTGGTGTAATGGTTTGGTAAACAATCAAACGCCACGTTTTTAAATCCTGCTTCAACAGGAAGTTGTGCCGTATAATCAACTGTCAATTCGGTACAGACACCTAATGCACACGCAATATCTTTAAGAGTATATCCACCGTACGGTAATGCCGCATTGGTTGGATTTACCCGTTTATCGATACTCGTTAATGTCCCCTCTTGCTGATTAAGTGATGGCATATCCAAATCACCCTCCCCTAGCGCACTAAGGGTAAAAGAACGTGGTGTATTATAACCAATTGTTTTACTTCCCTCAGTTGAATCCAGTTCACAAATGAGGGCAACACCTAGTGTATTGGCAATATTAGGAATCATTGTAACACTAAAGCGTGTATATTTCTCGATCAATGCCACCAAACGGGCACAATTGGTCGCATGTGGATGGGTGTAGAGGTCTGGTCCCACCATCAACGCGAACTTCTCTTTTTTCGCTAAATATTTGGTCATAGTGTCGGC
Proteins encoded in this region:
- the nuoH gene encoding NADH-quinone oxidoreductase subunit NuoH gives rise to the protein MDIAFIIETIAKIVVILLVFSALAGLGTYFERKVLAFMQRRLGPMHVGPFGLLQVAADGIKLFTKEDIVPQNVVKPIFKIAPVITAATAFMASAAIPFWPQFTVFGYTVHPIVADVNIGILYVLGIMAIGLYGPLLGGMASANKWSLLSAARSAAIFISYEVISGLSLLAPLMMVGSLSLVDINNYQVGGIGHWIIWSQPVAFILFWIAAFAETGRTPFHLVANDHEIIDGFGTEYAGMRWGLFFIGEYANMFFISFVISIIFLGGFGDGTIAGAVQLLLKVSFFFFFFLWTRAAWPDIRPDQLMWLCWKVLMPIAVVNVVITGLVMMF